One part of the Candidatus Abyssobacteria bacterium SURF_5 genome encodes these proteins:
- a CDS encoding PHP domain-containing protein, whose protein sequence is MIIDLHCHTVYSGDSNLEPEQLIETARRKGIEAVCITEHDSYLASEPAEEVAEKMRFPIFRGVEINTNWGHILAFGLRDDAWRENGYYTNIETVRIEIQKCGGILIPSHPFRVVGSASAQAHLFSMKFIAAVEVLNGENTPRENQLARSAWQKLGIPGTGGSDCHYVSKVGACATWFQNPVHSLEELIREIRSARVAPAYPARDGSYTVLTG, encoded by the coding sequence ATGATAATCGACCTGCACTGCCACACCGTTTATTCAGGCGACAGTAACCTGGAGCCCGAACAACTCATAGAAACTGCCCGACGGAAGGGTATTGAAGCCGTTTGTATCACGGAGCACGATTCGTATCTGGCGTCTGAACCGGCCGAAGAGGTGGCTGAGAAGATGCGGTTTCCGATATTTCGAGGAGTCGAAATCAACACGAATTGGGGCCATATTCTTGCCTTCGGCCTCAGGGATGATGCCTGGCGGGAGAACGGTTATTACACCAACATCGAGACCGTCAGGATTGAGATACAGAAATGTGGGGGAATTTTGATTCCATCTCACCCTTTCCGCGTCGTCGGCTCCGCGTCGGCGCAGGCCCATCTTTTCTCAATGAAATTCATTGCAGCCGTTGAAGTATTGAATGGCGAGAACACTCCCCGAGAGAATCAATTGGCCAGAAGCGCCTGGCAAAAGCTGGGTATTCCTGGAACGGGCGGCAGCGACTGTCATTACGTTTCGAAGGTGGGTGCATGCGCGACGTGGTTCCAAAACCCGGTTCATTCACTCGAGGAACTTATCCGGGAAATCCGGTCCGCTCGTGTCGCACCTGCTTATCCGGCGCGTGATGGTTCGTATACTGTTTTGACCGGCTAA
- a CDS encoding NUDIX hydrolase: MVNLRIRVGAVCRQDDDLLLVEHEKDGRRYFLLPGGGMRQGEPAEEAVVREVYEETSIRVRTKRLISVCESLAPDQERHIVHFLYETEYVCGEPGVSQDPRVRRSLFTPISSLDRIELRPPVQHWLRERLLDGFSKDLEHLGALWV; encoded by the coding sequence ATCGTGAATCTGAGGATACGAGTAGGCGCCGTTTGTCGGCAAGATGACGATCTGCTCCTTGTCGAGCATGAGAAGGATGGCAGGCGGTACTTCCTTCTCCCGGGTGGAGGCATGCGGCAAGGCGAGCCGGCCGAAGAGGCGGTCGTCCGTGAAGTATACGAGGAGACAAGCATTCGGGTAAGAACGAAGAGGCTGATTTCCGTCTGTGAGAGTCTGGCGCCCGATCAGGAGAGACATATCGTTCATTTCCTTTATGAGACGGAATATGTCTGTGGGGAGCCCGGCGTCTCGCAGGACCCCCGCGTACGGCGATCGCTGTTTACCCCCATTTCTTCACTCGACCGCATAGAATTGCGACCGCCGGTTCAGCACTGGCTCCGGGAGCGCCTGCTCGACGGCTTTTCGAAAGACTTGGAACATTTGGGCGCCTTGTGGGTTTGA
- the hflX gene encoding GTPase HflX codes for MIEESLAELAELARTAGPQVVGSVVQARPVPDSALYIGRGKAKHIAELVDQLEADLVIFDGELSPAQQRNLEDLIPCRIIDRTQLILDIFAQRAETKEGKIQVELAQLDYLLPRLVGHGVTMSRLGGGRGGARRGPGEMKLEVDRRRIRDRISKLKRDLEQVRRHRDVQRKRRISNDVPSAAIVGYTNAGKSSLLNAVADADAFVEDKLFATLDPRSRKVGLPNGQTVICVDTVGFIQKLPHTLIAAFRATLEEAVYADIIILVVDVSSPYFQEHIRVAKDVLHDLGAADKPIITVFNKIDLLADPIIASNIAEHVPESVSVSAATGANINQLLELIARILSSRRERVELVIPQSRSELAAMVQQRGAVLEKRYEDGNIVLVAELDKPIAAQLGEFIKRRHRESEDTSRRRLSAR; via the coding sequence ATGATAGAGGAATCTCTAGCCGAGCTTGCCGAACTTGCGCGAACGGCCGGCCCGCAGGTTGTCGGCTCTGTGGTCCAGGCAAGGCCTGTACCTGACAGCGCCCTCTATATTGGCCGGGGCAAAGCAAAGCATATTGCCGAGCTCGTTGATCAACTTGAGGCGGACCTGGTAATATTCGATGGCGAGCTTTCCCCCGCTCAGCAGAGGAATCTGGAGGATCTGATCCCATGTCGAATTATCGACAGGACCCAGTTGATTCTGGATATTTTTGCCCAACGCGCCGAGACGAAAGAGGGCAAGATACAGGTGGAACTTGCCCAACTTGATTACCTTTTGCCCAGACTTGTCGGGCATGGCGTGACGATGTCGCGACTTGGCGGCGGTCGAGGCGGCGCGCGCCGCGGACCTGGTGAAATGAAACTCGAGGTTGATCGTCGCCGTATCCGGGACAGGATATCAAAGCTGAAGCGCGACTTGGAGCAGGTTCGGCGCCACCGCGACGTTCAGCGCAAGCGCAGGATCAGCAATGACGTGCCAAGCGCGGCCATCGTCGGCTATACCAATGCGGGAAAATCTTCGCTGCTCAATGCGGTCGCTGACGCCGATGCCTTTGTCGAGGACAAGCTATTCGCCACGCTTGATCCTCGCTCGCGCAAAGTTGGACTGCCGAATGGCCAAACGGTGATTTGCGTCGACACGGTGGGCTTTATTCAGAAATTGCCGCATACCCTGATTGCCGCATTCCGGGCAACGCTCGAGGAAGCAGTATACGCGGACATCATTATCCTTGTGGTAGACGTTAGTAGTCCCTATTTTCAGGAGCATATACGAGTCGCCAAAGACGTGCTTCACGATCTCGGGGCGGCCGACAAGCCCATTATCACCGTCTTCAACAAAATCGACTTGCTAGCCGACCCCATCATTGCATCCAATATAGCTGAACATGTGCCCGAAAGCGTGTCGGTCTCCGCCGCCACGGGTGCAAATATCAATCAATTGCTCGAACTGATTGCGCGCATTTTGTCGTCCCGGCGAGAGCGCGTCGAGCTGGTAATTCCACAAAGCAGATCGGAGCTTGCCGCCATGGTTCAGCAGCGGGGTGCTGTTCTGGAGAAGCGGTATGAGGATGGCAACATCGTCCTTGTTGCGGAATTGGACAAGCCGATAGCGGCGCAGTTGGGCGAATTTATAAAGAGGCGGCATCGTGAATCTGAGGATACGAGTAGGCGCCGTTTGTCGGCAAGATGA